The following DNA comes from Rosa rugosa chromosome 5, drRosRugo1.1, whole genome shotgun sequence.
ccgctccctatataaggagccttAGTTTCAGTAGTTAGGCATTCGAAAAATTAGAGAATCAgaaaaattgagcagaagagtcttctctcaaataGTATAGCAGTGTGCTTCCCTTCCTGTCTAAGTGTGAAGTAGCgtgctttcattacaagtaagtatctgttctcattcttatggatagctaaacagcctTTTGCTGTTTATctaagaatgaggctctgaatgtttaacatgtatgtatatttgaataaatgaattcaGGTGGTTGCTCACCCACTTCTTCAACAAATATAGTTGTCATTACGTTTCCTTAATTATATTTGTCACTATATGTTTCACTATCTAGATGCATGCATCCTGTAGAAATCCAAGGTTCTAATTGTACTATTCACTTgaaaaaatcagttttaaaccaaaaattaggacaagcagcagtgattccgcctgttaaagtagcCGTTAGGCAGGAAGCCGTTAGatgaaaaacttaggcatgttgaaggctagtcttgtttttgtttttgtcgttTAGAGCAAAGTTCTTTTTGGTTGACTAATACTGCTAAAACCACGGGTCAACATAGGATACAAAAGGCATTATCCGGAAAAGACCTATCCCTATTAGTCTTTTCCTAAAGTAATAGTCTAATATATACAAGAGTGTTGGGCAGTTGGGCAAAATACAGAAGCTTTTTGGGTATACGGGAAAagaccctttttcttttttctattttctatttggcaaatcaatcatgaattaaacaacattatacaataaatcaatttttctcgtgaatgtcattgctgattagaaaaaagaaaaaaaaatagaggatAATTTAAGTAGCATTGCAGTACCTTCTTGATCACAATATCTATGTTTCAATGTCGCAGATAtataagaaatttttttatctaATGTATCAGAATCTGATCCTACATTGATCAGTTCATCTCTAATATCCAATAACAGTACTTGCAAGCTTACAAATAAAGTCCAAATCAAACGAATATCCAAAACTAGCTAGTCAATTAaagtcaaaatgaaatcaaagcgtcaacaatttcaaaattatcaatcaactcaagtcaaaaccatgattagcaagcaagctataccaaaatcaaactaagacgaaCAGAAAGCGCGCACAAATTTAAAGCTCCTAGTCCACCAAATCGCTgagaaattgattttttttagcAGAGAGCGATGGAttgaaatacaccaaataaaTTTCAGTTACAATCActaaactcatatttttcttccatgtctccATTGTAAATCAGATGTAAAatcttctccaaagatgggtctaaagttgcttgttctgccataattaaacttcaaagcatcacagTAGAGAGGAAGAAcaactatgctagagaagtttttgatggaaaagaaaagagaaaatcgcaaagagttttgaagttctctttgtctgcgggaaaataaggatttaggatttggggatgattgacttgccaaataaaaaaaagaaaaaagaaaaagaaatagaattgcaagagagggtagttagggtaatctgtaaaaaaaattaaattaattaaagtaaaagttaaatagagggggtgtgtgaacagagaaaatgggtgtgtgaatagcaccaccctataaTTAAGTAGTTAACCCTAATCTTATCTTGGCAAGATAATTAACCCTAATCTTCAGTTCTTAACCACGTTAACACCTCCACTAGTAACTTAGTGGTTAAAAATATATCGTTTACATTTAACTTTGAAATCGAGCTACCCGCCTGCCCCGAAGGCTTACTACTCATGCAATTGTCAAATCAAGGCTCGTAGAACTAATAGAAAATCGACCAACTAATGTATAAGCTTACAACTCATCCATGATGCAAATTCTATTTGTGCGAAGAAAGCTAGTCTTTTCAGAGTTAGTGAGAATCAAACTTGTGTAGCCACACCGAGTCACCAACTGGTATATTTGTCTTATAATCTGGTACGTTGAAGTTAGTTAGAATCGAAATTTGATAACCAATACGATAGTAATAACTCATTAGTGACAAACtatatatttttgttaattttgatATAAAGttgtttcaaattcaaaaattttaattgtCATTGATTTCAAATTCATGTCTTTAATGATCAATTGaatttaaattcaaattttatgGGTATTTTCCATAATCGGTTCATTCATCGGGGGATTACATGTTGAGAATGGTGAGTTCTCTGGCAATAGATTAAGAAATCTTTAGACACACTCATTCCAACTTATAAGAAACCAAATGAAGATGAGAAGATTTGGTAGCTAATTTCATTTTACATCCCTAACCTTTACATGTTAAATCAGTTGTGGCtctgcacttttaatttcatcatatATACCCCTGTGCTCTCCAATTTAATTAATCATGTCCAATCATTAGTTTTTTTGTCAagtattttgtaaattgaaaatgtggATCTAATGGgctcccattttttttttgaaatagaaggtTCATTTCATAGATGACCAGCTAAAAAGCCAGAGTCTACATACCCttaaaagacagaaaaatggcgggGTAACAACCAAACTCCTATCTAAGTActgcaaactcattacaagtcaaatGGAGCCCACTTTTAAAGCGGactcataaacaaagaacaactccgtgtcttctgAGGCAAAATCATCTTCTAGCCAACCACccgccaatcacgcaattgtggtacgaaaTAAAAAGCtacttcccagcaaacaaataggagtcaATTCCTCATCCATAAGCCACTCTTTCCAATCCAACtcgagataattaccaattccgtAGAACCATGATCTGAATTACGACTGGCACTTTAAAGACCATAAAGCCCAACAACACCCAAGGAGGTCAAACTCTCGGGTCAGGCCAGCATAAAACACTAAGTAATGGATGAGGGTGTCAAGACACCCTTCATCCTGGCCCAATTCTGAAGATAATCAGAACCAACCCAACGGGCCCATAGACTGAACCCACATTGCCCAGGCCCAGACCCTAAGGCCCAAACCCAGGCAACGAAGCTGGCAGGAACACCCTTACACCTCCGCTGCCAAACTGCAGTCACCATCTCCGGCGGCCTCTCTTTCCACGGCATGATCCACCAAAACTGAGACCGGAAACCAAGAATCTTCGGATCACCACCAACTAATGATCAACTCCGATCCAAACCCAGCGGCCGGATCTTCACACCAACCCAAACAGAGATGGACCGCTGACACGTGATCCCAGCGCCGATCTACTACACCAAAGTCTCGATCTAACCTCGACCTCAATCTGTTACACCCGTCGGACTTCAACCAAATCCGGCCAGCCAACACCGCTACCCTTAAGGAAACAGTGAGGGGAAGGGACTCGACGGCAAGCGTCGCTACGCAGGTCGGGATCCGGAAGGATGGCATCGTCGCTGTGAACTCGAAACCCTAGAAGAGGCAGGGTTTCGCTCTGCAACATGGTAGTGTGTTAATTGTGTTGTGATGTTAGAGACTTAGAAAGGGCGTCATGCCGTCATTTTACCCGAAGTTGGCATTCGGTACGTTCTCTAATGGGCTCCCATGTATAATGATGATTCACAAATTATATTGTATGTGACtacaatttcaaaatatatCACACAATAGTTGGCAAGAAAGCCAAGGGTTAGATaagattgattgaaattggtaaGTACAGGGGCACCCGTGGTGAAATTAAAAGTACAGGGGCACAAATGATTTAGGGTCTAAAGATCagggaggtaaaatgaaattttcccttaacttaattaggccccgtttggaaaTTGAATTTAGATTTAGATTTCAAATCATTTAAATTTTGAGTAATTAAAATCCTAAATTCATGTGTTTGGGTAACAATTGAATCATGAGGATTTGAATTTAAGAATTCAAAACTAATGAAGAAAGCTACTTATGTAGATGGAAATTCAAAACTAATGAAGAAAGCTACTTTATGTAGATGGAAATTTAATGAAGAAATACTACTGTAGCACTAAATTTCTCTGAAGATAATTGTCATGTTCCATAATTCCAAAAGCAACACAATTCATACGTGAATCATCtcatattctaaaaaaaaaaaattcatcttcTCATCATTTAATATCGCAATATTCTTTACATAAACAAATCGTCAAATGGTCATGTCcataactttaaaaaaaaaaaaaatcattaaccaTGACCTTTGCAATGTtagaattataatttaccaatGTTCATGTCCATAACTTGCTCCACCCTCAATTAGTCATTGCTTACCCTAAAAACAATCAACAAAGAGAGATCTTTTATGAATGAGAGTGAAGAAACAAAATACAAGGAACTCTCTTGCATCTTGCACTCTAGTTACACGCAATAAGGCAAGTAATGAACCAAAtgatatacattttttttttatccagaTCACACGGTTTCTCATAAACTTCCTAAGCCCATAGACTAACCTGTGTCGGGGATTAtatcagaacgcttcctcccccctaaCCACTAAGAATAGATTGGAATTTAACTCCAACCAGCGTCGGCAGGATTCGAATCCTGGTGTGGGGGTTCCATACCTGGAGgttcttaccaactcgaccacctgtggtggttaaCCAAATGATATACatgtcaaccaaaaaaaaaaaatctcaacaGTAGTCACGCAATTAACAATTAGCTCAAAAAAGGAGGCAGCCATGGCCTTATTCATCGGTTTTCTGACTtttaggcctcatcaacgggcCTGGCCGGGCTCGGCCCAGCCCATtcatagcgggcttgggccgggccgggacttactatatttttaaattgTAGCGGGCCGGGCCaggctttattgtaaatcgaatgatccaagcccatccatataaagcgggctttttcgggcttttgCGGGCTGGGCCTTGTGGGCTTTTTTGGGctgggccttgcgggcttttttgggctgggccttgcgggcttttttgggctgggccttgcgggctttatttacaaataaatctttaaagatactaatttttttttataaacttatatttatatatcatacactccaaagagcaacatttatcaattcaaagaaaataaaaaaaactaaccgttggatgtgatcattacaataaattatgagtgtggtaaaaaatttaaccaatttcaccatattttcgaatccgatcgaattggtcaaccgtcgtcacttctatgttttcttggttgaccgatggtgtaacaaccgcgaaacgtgcttatttttctaTATCACGTctataaatatttcatcgatggatatgcgtggacataagataaaaatttcaattttaattataaagacgttgacgtataccaatttgcctcttaaagttgtatgacttatatgttgcatttaaattgttgaggttcactCCAAAGCAactatgaagtggaaaatgaatttagagaaaccaaccgcttgatagagagattgtaatgttttatggcagcctatttggttctcgtttcgaattcaatcaactaggtcaaacttagttactcttataaacctatatttatatatcatgcactccaaagagcaacccttatcaatttaaagaaaatgtaaaaaccgaccgttggatgggattattacaataaattatgagtgtgataaaaaatttagctaatttcaccatattttcgaatccgatcgaattggtcaaccgtcgtcacttgtatgttttcttggttgaccgatgacttGACGACCGCGAatcgtgcttattttttcacatcacgtctgtaaatatcctatcgatggatgtgcgtgtacataagataaaaatttcaattttaattacaaagacgttggcctatatcaatttgcctcctaaagttgtatgagttgtacattgcatttaaattgctgaggttcattctaaagcaaccatgaagtagaaaatgaatttagagaaaccaaccgctcgatggagagattgtaatgttttatcgtggttgtaaaaaattcagccaatttagttctcgtttcTAATTCAATCAAcgaggtcaaacttagttactcttataaacttatatttatatatcatacactccaaagagcaacccctatcaatacaataaaaatggaaaaaccgaccgttggatgagattattacaataaattatgagtgtgataaaaaaatttagccaatttcaccatattttcgaatccaatcgaattggtcaaccgtcgtcattatatgtagaatatatgcacatattctatatagaagtatgagaacttcacacacacacacacacacacacacacacacatatatatatatatatatatatatatatctataagaatatatatttataaacacacacacacacacacacacacacatatatatacaaaaccgttcgagagcggacgtccgcaacccagaaaaagtgcggacgtcgctcctccggcctcgatcgagcaGCGACGGCGGCGTTTCTGCTGCTGGACCGAACCAGGCCACGACGTGGAGCAGTTCAGAAGCGGTTGGAGTCGTCGACGAAGGGATCGACGTCGAGCTCGATGGGCTTCCATGGTTTCCGGCGAGCTCACAGCACACCGCTGAGTTTCCGATCACCTTCGCCTTCGCCGCTTGCTCGAGGTCGTCTGGGATGTCCAGAGGGTGTGTCCGGCACCTGCAGCGCAACGATCGCCGCCTTCCCGacgccggaggagcgacgtccgcactttttctgggttgcggaagTCCGCTCTCGAtccggcctctatatatatatatatatatatatatatatatatatatatatatatatatatatatatatatatatatatatatatatataagaggacgtccgcacatatatttatatatatgtgtgtgtgtttataaatatatatatatatatatatttttttttatataacacatacatatataatagtttacgggcttttactgGTCGGggggcctagcgggcttttgAAGGGCTgggtttttgcgggcttttttacGGACCGGCTCTCTACCCACTAAGGCGGGCTTTTGGCCCtacgggcctccatcggcccacttgatccgcgggctttttgatgaggcctactgCCTTTAACCCTTTCATAACTCGATTTTGTGAATGGTAGGACATTGAGTTGAATATTCATGTTTACTTCTTGTCTAAGTAATAAAGATGGAGCATGGACATATCTTACCCACATATGTTCAAGCCCAACACTATTGAGACAAAGTTTGGAGCTCAACATAGAGGACAAAATGAGTGTGCCACTTCCGATCAACAACTGAGAACTATGGACAAAGAAGACTAATTCAGTAGCAAAAACAATGCTCAGACCAATTCACTTTAGTCATTTTTTCAGAGACCACTTTCTCTTGCTATAGGGTTCATATATAAATCAAATTTTGCATCTCCTGTTTGTAAGATTGGATCATTCACCTCTACTAAAACATTTGGAAATCAACCTTTTGAATGATCTTCCAATTCAGATTATGAGAAAATGTTTCCTTTATGTTCGCAAATTTGGGATCATGGAAATGAAAGGCTTCAGTTGGAATTACTGCATGCTAGTCATGTTCTTAACAGTGTACCTAGAGCAGTCATGGATTTGCGTTCCATAGTCGACTCATTAAAACCTTTtggaaatatttatatatagtatTATACGAGAATATATAGAATGTGCTGAACCTAATTTTATAATAACTAATTGCAATGGCTCTGATCAACCTCGCACACAAAAGCATTGTAGCTACAAGCACAAAAATTGCAAGTCAAACTATTTTCCGGTAAATCAATCTGCAGAATGGTATATAATCACATAGTAGTGATTCTAGTAAGCAACTAAATAGACCACTCCATAGCTACTTGGTAAGTCAATGTAATAGTAATAGTTAACTGAAGCAGGATAAAGCCAAAACTGAAATGATATGTTTTGCCTGGACATAATATGATTATAGGTTCTATAGGGTCTCTTAtaggaaacaaaacaaacctgATCTTCATATATTCCAGAGACATTATCATTTCCCAGAAAATGTTCCCCATCAATATGATATAACTTATTTTCTAATTGTGATTATATACCATTctgcagaaacagaaacaaatgAATGTGTAGagtaacatttttctttttccctcttTGAAAAACGATTGAGTTGCTAATAAGAACTCATAATCATATAACTGCAAAGATGGATTTTTCCAAGTATTGAAATCAGGTCCAAAGGAGTTGAAGACAGATTCTAACAAAAACATGAATAACAACTCCAGAACAGAACTCCGTAAAAAAGGGCTATAAACATTATGGGGgccaaagaaaatgaaaaaggaatTAACATCAGTTTACTAGTGAACTAAACAGGACCTGCTTGTGATTGATGTCAGGTTTTGCCATCCTCTCCGAGCCTGAACCACAATCTTGCTTGGGGTGGGGCTGCTTATCAATTCAGGGGTGGATTGACACAACAGCTCCTGTAAGTGCTCCAATAATCAAACTAAATGTTATTCATATTGTTTGTTGGTTGCATCCACAACCAATGTCAGAGTAGTTCTAACAACTACAAGATCATATACTAAAAAGAGCATTGGGCCCAGCAACATTAGGAAACCTGTATTAGGGAGCTCGATGGTTAATCATCAAAATCTGTAAGAGCTAGGTTTCATGTCTGATCGATTGTATACACCCCTCATGTCATAAATTTAGAATTTCTTTCATAACTAGCAAGTGACTACTTATTCTGTAAAAGGAGTGCATATAACTGATGAAACCTTAGCCAAGTCTCTCCGAGCTTAGGCCTCATactaacaaaagaaaaaccctCCTTTGCAACCTGAATCATGAGCAATTCAATAgtgaaaagaaaaggatgagAGTTGATACACCCTAGGTTCAAACTCTCACTGGTACAAACACTGCAGTATATTTTGGGGTAAGATACAAGTTCCTTCAAACGATTGCAAAATCATGGCATGGATTTGCTAGTAGCTCAATTTCAacgtttcatatatatataataagatATGCATGGAGGTAGTATATGAATGCCATTTTATTCTCAGCCATCAAATGTCAAACAGTTTTTGGGGGCGTTTACATTCCAATTTCAAACTCTATCATGCAGAAGAAGAGTTTGCCATGTTCCAAAGATTGTTGAGCTTCAAAGCTCACTTCCTACATGTTTTCTTACTTGACATACTTGGTAAACCAATTTAACATGTCCAATTGAGCCTCTTCAGCACTCTTGACTGCAGATTCATCCTCCGCATTGTAGCTTATTGTCCATCCATGAGCCACTCCAGGAAATATTTTCACAAAGCTATCAAActgaaaaaataacaaagtGAACTTATAAATTAAAATCTAAATCCCAAAAATCAAACTTATATGGTTGTCTGCGGTAGTAAGATAACATCTTTAGGAAACTAGTCTGACAGTTTATTTACTTCCGCAGATCATAGGATGTTGGCCCTTTTGTTATTATACACAGGTGTTATTACCAATTTTCAAATAATGGATCTCCATAATGTTATCTAGGCTTGGAATAAAAGAGACATGTGATATATATTAAGCAATGTGTAGTTTTGCCGAGGGATTCTTACCTCAGACTTCACTGATAAAATCTCCCCAATTTGTTTCAAATGTTCTGGGGGTGCATATTTATCAATCTCAGCTCCCAATATTGCAGTATGAACCTTAACCTCTGTACAAGCATGTTAAATTGTAACAATCAACAAACAGATATATTCACGAGATTAAAAGAGAATGAAACTTACCATGTATATCTTCATCTGCTAACCGGCCAGGGTGCAATATCACAGCGGCCTTAATGTCATCAGATTTTGCAAGTTTGACCACTACAttccctgaaaaaaaaaaaaaaaaaaaaagtgaccaAGCCCCACTTCTTGTTAGTTTGATTCTCTATTGACAACTAGTTCGGCCCAAGTTTTGAAGGGCTTACCTCCCCAGCAAAATCCTGCAGCTCCTATTGCAGAAACACCTTGACTCTTTAGAGCAGCAAGCACTGGTTTGGCATCCTCGTATGCCTTTTCCTATAGCAGTTCCAAAGACAAAACTAGTTTAGAGTTTTAGACACACGCACCATGCAATTGTTCAGGACATTTTCTCTAGCATGTTATATATGTCAAGAGACTGTGAGTCGGAAGTTCTAGTAATTAATTAGGAGGAATCATGTTTGATTGTACTGTCCAAATTGAGAATCTTTCAATAGGTTGTTACCCACAATTGTTCTATTAATTCTTGCTTCACTTGCAGACAATAAGTACATAATTATACAATGGCATGACAGTTTGGCCTTCAAAATCTGAGAAATTAATTGTTTACCCTACATCTTGATTCCATTTCCTAATTACCACTTACCAAAGATTGTATATGTACAGTTATATACACTAACCACGCTATGGGCTTTATGCCATGCCTCACGGTCGAATTGAGGATTATCAAGATTCATAGGGTCGCCATAAAAGAAATCAGGAACCACCACAAAAAATCCAGCTGCAGCAACTTTATCcgcaagtttccttttccaaaagACAATTTGAAGTTCATTATATGCAATAAGTACTGGACATGATGCATTACTGAACTCAAACTTGTAAATTTGAATGGAGGAAAAATAAGGCTCCAACTGACCATCTTGATTCAGAAGAGTGATCTAATGAAAGGCAGTTCTATGCAGATTGAAGACAGATAGAACAAAATAGTGAAGTGCCATTTAATTTGATATCAAATATACCTACATCATTCATCCATTTACCTTATTCTCAGATTTCCAGATAAAGATTGATCATTTTATTTATTACTGAAGTAGAATCACTCATGCcgttgaaaaagaaaagaaaacaacaatcaCTATGAATAATTGAAGAAAAGAGACTGTACCTTAAGTTTGGGTATTCATATCCTGCAAGGAATAACACAAACAAGCACATCAGCATTAAAATACCAGTATTGAACCCAAATGGCTTAAATCCATCCAGCATGTTTATTTTCAGATATTAACACACTGCCTTATTTTTCAAGATTGGAGCTAAAGAGTGAAGAACAATCAAATTTTTGTGCAAGAAAGATGAATGAAGAAAAACGTTGACGGGTTGGTACCAACAACGTTGGAGACTAGAAGGACTGCAAGCTTAGATTCAGTTAAGCCAGTGACGTAGCTCTTCAGGCCCCCAATATGAAGGACAGTTCCTTCTCCAGCTGAAGAAGTTGACATCTTAGAAGAAGCTAGCTAACAGTGATATTCACACGTACTGTTTGAGACGGTGAGAAGCAAATCGTAGTAAAAAGTGGACGGAGGGAGACGAGGTTTTATGGAGAGCTGATTGAAATGACAAACGTCACGCGCGTCTTATGTCACATTGTACAACTTTCTGAACTCTGATTACGTATTCAATGACTTCATTGAATTGTATAACAATGAGAATTCTCAAGCAAGGACAGAGGGCAAAGAGGCCCAATTAAGGAACAGAGGAAGAGACTAATAGCAAAAGAGATGGTCATGGTACTGACGTTCCGTTAGCCAAATTGTTATGCCAGATGATGTGGCATAGTCCTCAACAATTGGATTCTATTAGTGAttcagattttatgaaatttacaAAACTGCAGAGAAATAACTTTAGAGAATCCTAATCCCTGAAGGATATGGATTGTTGAGGACAAATCTGGTCCCTTGCTCTAAATGAGAAGCCTTTGAAGGATGTATCTCAACTCTCATTTTGATTGTAGTGACCGTGAATTCATGAAATTTATCTTTGTTTTTGATAAATGATATAATGTTCAAGTTTCATATTGTAATATGTATAACTAGTTTTTGGAATTATTATTCAAATGTATTGTTTttagaaatattattttttcatAATGCTACTGACATTCAGCAGTGTTAATTCACTTGTGAAAATATTATTTTTCCAGCAGTGTTAATTCACAATGctagaaatattattttttcatAATGCTACTGACATTCAGCAGTGTTAATTCACAGTATCAAACTCATAAGGACAGATTCGTAATTTACTTGTCAATAGAAATAAttcaaaaaggaaagaaatcTGACAGCAAGGTATAATATCTTGCACATGGGCCCTGCACACTAGCTAATGGGAATTTTAAAAAACAGGCTTGCTGatggtaatttataaaaaaaaagtgtagGTAGTGGTAATTTGCTATTAATAAATTGATGGATTAGACAAGAGTTAGCTATCATTGATTACATTGGAGAGTATACCGGTACAAAGTGATTAAATTAAAAGTACATTGGCATAAATGATTTTTGAGGTAAAATGAGTATAACTTTAGAATGTATATTTGTGTGACACAAATTATAGTAATCACTCATTGATATTATGTTAAAAcgtttcaaattcaaaattttaattGTTATTGATTTCGAATTCATGTCTTTAATGATCAGTTGAatttaaattcaaaatttatgaCTTTTCTCCTTCGTCGGTTCATTCATCATGAAATTTCATGTTGGGAATGGTGAGGATGAGAACTCTTGGTACAAACGAGATTGAGAAATATGTGATGCACACCCATTCCAAACCGATAAGAAACCAAAAAGAAGATGATTAGAAGATTTGGTATAAACTAAATTCTTATGAAACATCTATATCTTAGAATCGCATAAACTAATCTTTCAATCAAAAATCATAAGCTCTAGTGTGGCGAAAATA
Coding sequences within:
- the LOC133710115 gene encoding endo-1,3;1,4-beta-D-glucanase-like produces the protein MSTSSAGEGTVLHIGGLKSYVTGLTESKLAVLLVSNVVGYEYPNLRKLADKVAAAGFFVVVPDFFYGDPMNLDNPQFDREAWHKAHSVEKAYEDAKPVLAALKSQGVSAIGAAGFCWGGNVVVKLAKSDDIKAAVILHPGRLADEDIHEVKVHTAILGAEIDKYAPPEHLKQIGEILSVKSEFDSFVKIFPGVAHGWTISYNAEDESAVKSAEEAQLDMLNWFTKYVK